In one window of Psychrobacter sp. P2G3 DNA:
- the mmsB gene encoding 3-hydroxyisobutyrate dehydrogenase, with the protein MGTKDSSLSNTAAIDNNTAKPNIAFIGLGNMGAPMAENLLKAGYTLSVYDLSEEATQRLQQAGASVANSPKDAASNAQVIISMLPAGKHVHSVYLGENEADGLLAELPKGTLVIDSSTIAAADARTVAEAASKLGIDFLDAPVSGGTGGAIAGSLTFIVGGSADAFAKAEPILAVMGKNIFHAGDHGAGQVAKICNNMLLGILMAGTAEAINLGVKNGLDPKVLSDIMLQSSGRNWTLEVYNPYPQVMENVPSSNGYKGGFMSKLMQKDLNLAMQTAKDTDVETPMGAKATELYEAHTVENGDKDFSSIMARHDSSVLS; encoded by the coding sequence ATGGGAACAAAGGATTCAAGTTTAAGCAATACAGCTGCGATCGATAACAATACTGCTAAGCCAAATATAGCCTTCATTGGGCTTGGCAATATGGGCGCACCGATGGCAGAGAACTTGTTAAAGGCAGGTTATACGCTCTCTGTCTATGACTTGTCTGAGGAGGCGACCCAGCGCTTGCAGCAAGCAGGTGCCAGTGTAGCTAATAGCCCTAAAGATGCTGCGAGCAATGCACAAGTCATTATTAGCATGTTGCCTGCGGGCAAGCACGTTCATTCTGTCTATCTAGGTGAAAATGAGGCTGATGGCTTACTAGCAGAATTACCCAAAGGTACATTGGTCATTGATAGCAGTACCATCGCGGCAGCTGATGCTAGGACGGTGGCAGAGGCTGCAAGTAAGCTTGGTATAGACTTTTTAGATGCGCCAGTCTCTGGCGGTACGGGCGGTGCTATCGCTGGTAGTTTAACCTTTATCGTCGGTGGCAGCGCTGATGCGTTCGCTAAAGCCGAGCCAATACTAGCCGTTATGGGCAAAAACATCTTTCATGCAGGCGACCATGGTGCCGGACAAGTCGCGAAAATCTGTAATAACATGCTGTTAGGTATTCTAATGGCGGGAACGGCAGAGGCGATTAATTTGGGGGTAAAAAATGGTCTCGACCCTAAAGTACTATCAGATATTATGCTACAAAGCTCAGGTCGTAATTGGACATTAGAAGTCTATAACCCTTATCCGCAAGTGATGGAGAACGTCCCATCTAGTAATGGCTATAAAGGCGGCTTTATGAGTAAGCTGATGCAAAAAGATTTAAATCTTGCGATGCAAACCGCTAAAGATACGGATGTTGAAACTCCAATGGGAGCCAAAGCGACAGAGCTTTATGAAGCACATACAGTAGAAAATGGCGATAAAGACTTTTCTAGTATTATGGCGCGTCATGATAGTTCGGTATTGTCTTAA
- a CDS encoding acyl-CoA dehydrogenase family protein — MDFSLTEDQIAFRQTARQFAQKELKPNAAEWDRTSHFPIDVIKKSGELGFLGLYTNPEYDGLGLPRLDSAMVFEELAWGDTAVAAYMSIHNMAGWMIGEYGSDALCKKYLPNMVSGEWLGSYCLTEPNAGSDAASLRTKADKQGDYYVLNGEKTFISGAGSTDVLVVMARTGGAGPKGVSAFVVDADSDGIEYGKNEHKMGWKAQPTRAISFKDVKVPTENLIGEEGQGFRIAMKGLDGGRINIGICAVGTAQSALETATNYVQERSQFGSPIASLQSVQFKLADMLTQTVTARQMLYLAANKVDNNDGQASTYCAMAKRLSTDLCFDVANEALQLHGGYGYLNEYPLERHVRDLRVHQILEGTNEIMRVIVSRQLMQDNALSQLR; from the coding sequence ATGGATTTCTCATTAACGGAAGACCAAATTGCTTTTCGCCAAACCGCTCGGCAATTTGCCCAAAAAGAGCTAAAGCCGAACGCGGCTGAGTGGGATCGTACCTCACATTTCCCAATCGATGTCATCAAAAAATCAGGCGAGCTTGGATTTTTAGGGTTATATACCAATCCAGAATATGATGGCTTAGGGCTACCGCGCTTAGACTCTGCAATGGTATTTGAGGAGCTGGCATGGGGTGATACGGCAGTCGCTGCTTATATGAGTATTCATAATATGGCGGGCTGGATGATCGGTGAGTATGGTAGTGATGCCTTATGTAAAAAGTATTTGCCCAATATGGTCAGTGGTGAATGGCTTGGTAGTTATTGCTTAACTGAGCCGAATGCTGGTTCTGATGCGGCTTCATTACGTACCAAAGCCGACAAGCAAGGCGACTATTATGTACTCAATGGCGAAAAAACCTTTATCTCAGGCGCAGGCTCGACCGATGTCTTAGTGGTTATGGCGCGTACAGGCGGTGCAGGCCCAAAAGGGGTTTCAGCATTTGTAGTAGACGCTGACAGCGATGGTATTGAGTATGGTAAAAACGAGCATAAAATGGGTTGGAAAGCGCAACCAACGCGTGCTATTAGCTTTAAAGACGTTAAAGTGCCAACAGAAAATTTAATCGGCGAGGAAGGCCAAGGCTTTCGTATTGCGATGAAAGGCTTAGATGGCGGTCGTATCAATATCGGTATCTGTGCGGTAGGTACGGCGCAGTCAGCGCTAGAGACAGCGACTAATTACGTCCAAGAGCGCAGTCAATTTGGTAGCCCGATTGCCAGCTTACAGTCAGTACAGTTTAAACTTGCGGATATGCTCACTCAAACAGTTACCGCGCGGCAAATGCTGTATCTAGCGGCTAATAAAGTCGATAACAATGATGGGCAAGCTTCTACCTACTGTGCGATGGCGAAGCGTCTTTCCACTGATCTTTGTTTCGATGTTGCCAATGAGGCCTTACAGCTACATGGTGGCTATGGTTATCTAAATGAGTATCCGCTAGAGCGACATGTACGAGACTTGCGTGTCCATCAGATTTTGGAAGGCACCAACGAGATTATGCGAGTGATTGTCTCGCGTCAGCTCATGCAGGATAATGCATTGAGTCAATTGCGTTAA
- a CDS encoding MFS transporter, which translates to MTTYAPQSNSPSWVLKLTIGLIGMFAFLQVYSIQAVLPVLMVDFAATEVQAGMVVGATVMAIAIMSPFLGMLSDAVGRKSFIVGALLFLAIPTALIAQSPSIGWMGLWRFMQGLSVPGITVVTIAYIGEEFEGRAVTELMSFYVSGSVLGGFLGRFLLGHLHELIGWRYGYYVMAAMTLIGAVWVGKMLPTSRCFEANPNFRSAMQTLGEHLTNRYVVTACLLGACVLFSLVGCFTFINLHLAKTPYELGTGQLANIFAVYLIGVVITPLSTTLLRRFGAARTVRVAVMVSMVGVLLTLVTPLWGVIIGLAIMSSGVFITQAATISYIAVNVKKGRSLASGLYYMGYYAGGTMGAWLCGIAYARGAWTLTVWLLLIVQVLALLVASFGMIKTKARTA; encoded by the coding sequence TTGACTACCTATGCTCCTCAATCTAATTCACCTTCATGGGTTTTAAAACTAACCATTGGCTTGATTGGCATGTTTGCTTTTTTGCAGGTGTATTCAATCCAAGCAGTGTTACCTGTACTGATGGTAGACTTTGCTGCGACTGAGGTCCAAGCAGGCATGGTCGTTGGCGCGACAGTGATGGCGATTGCTATCATGTCACCATTTTTAGGAATGTTGTCCGATGCAGTAGGGCGCAAATCATTTATAGTCGGAGCGTTATTATTTTTAGCGATACCGACAGCGCTCATTGCGCAAAGTCCGAGTATTGGCTGGATGGGTCTGTGGCGCTTTATGCAGGGCTTGTCCGTGCCCGGTATTACCGTAGTGACGATTGCTTATATTGGTGAAGAGTTTGAGGGACGGGCAGTTACTGAACTGATGTCATTTTACGTTTCAGGTTCAGTACTTGGTGGCTTTTTAGGACGTTTTCTGCTTGGGCATTTGCATGAGCTTATCGGCTGGCGTTATGGTTATTATGTGATGGCGGCGATGACGCTGATAGGGGCAGTATGGGTAGGTAAAATGCTACCAACCTCACGTTGTTTTGAAGCCAATCCAAACTTTCGATCCGCTATGCAGACGTTGGGCGAACATCTGACGAACCGTTATGTGGTTACGGCTTGCTTGCTCGGTGCTTGCGTACTGTTTTCTTTGGTGGGCTGCTTTACCTTTATCAATTTACATCTGGCCAAGACTCCATATGAGCTAGGTACTGGACAACTTGCCAATATCTTTGCTGTGTATTTAATAGGCGTAGTCATTACCCCATTATCGACGACACTATTGCGCCGATTTGGCGCAGCGCGTACGGTACGAGTGGCAGTAATGGTATCGATGGTAGGGGTGCTATTGACCTTAGTGACGCCGTTATGGGGTGTGATTATTGGGCTAGCGATCATGTCATCTGGGGTCTTTATCACCCAAGCTGCGACCATTAGTTATATTGCAGTCAACGTCAAAAAGGGGCGCTCATTGGCCTCTGGTTTATACTATATGGGCTATTACGCAGGCGGGACAATGGGTGCATGGCTATGCGGAATTGCCTATGCACGTGGGGCGTGGACGCTGACAGTATGGCTGTTGTTAATTGTGCAGGTTTTAGCGTTATTGGTAGCAAGTTTTGGCATGATTAAAACCAAAGCTCGTACTGCTTAA
- a CDS encoding enoyl-CoA hydratase/isomerase family protein has protein sequence MTAATTATDDTNNQNSVENITQEAPVLFDTEPTECGHLIGIMTLNTPKSLNALSVEMCQLLAQQLEQWQNDDQIVALVLKGAGDKAFCAGGDIRKLYDSMSTSAPLPNPYATEFFGHEYRLYRQMHFYPKPLILWGDGIIMGGGMGLMAGCSHRLVTERTRFAMPEVTIGLFPDASGSWFLQRMPAKTGLFLGLTGAMCNGNDALLSNLAESAVASSDYEAIIQSLKQSDWQVAASSTDKCHNNSAHSIVSRALAAQPVAELPASKLATYWKPIQQLMNSGGLGDIDALLQRDEALAKLDTDFAADSWTQRAVDTYRQGCPVTVALTYALYHKVTDLSLEQVLYLEANVAVHCAANPDFKEGVRALLIDKDRNPQWSRSLAECLSTEGQEYIHQHFVNPYAKGEHPLGDWLGDEALGSQLVR, from the coding sequence ATGACAGCAGCTACGACAGCGACGGACGATACTAATAATCAAAATTCCGTAGAAAATATCACACAAGAAGCGCCAGTATTGTTCGATACCGAGCCGACAGAGTGTGGCCATCTTATCGGAATAATGACGTTAAATACGCCCAAATCTCTCAATGCACTCAGTGTTGAGATGTGTCAGTTATTAGCTCAGCAGCTAGAGCAGTGGCAAAATGACGATCAGATAGTGGCATTGGTATTAAAAGGGGCAGGTGATAAGGCGTTTTGTGCCGGCGGCGATATTCGTAAGCTGTATGACAGTATGTCTACCAGTGCGCCGCTACCGAACCCTTATGCGACAGAGTTTTTCGGTCATGAGTATCGTCTTTATCGGCAGATGCATTTTTATCCAAAGCCGTTAATCCTCTGGGGCGATGGCATTATTATGGGTGGCGGCATGGGTTTGATGGCTGGCTGTAGTCATCGTTTGGTCACTGAGCGCACCCGCTTTGCCATGCCAGAAGTGACTATTGGACTGTTCCCTGATGCCTCTGGCAGTTGGTTCTTGCAGCGCATGCCAGCTAAAACAGGTTTATTTTTAGGGCTAACAGGTGCGATGTGTAACGGCAATGACGCTTTATTATCTAATCTTGCAGAGTCTGCCGTTGCCAGTAGTGATTACGAGGCCATCATACAAAGTTTAAAACAGAGCGATTGGCAAGTGGCAGCAAGTAGCACCGATAAATGTCACAACAATAGCGCCCATAGTATCGTTAGCCGCGCACTGGCAGCACAACCAGTAGCCGAATTGCCTGCTAGCAAGTTAGCGACATATTGGAAACCTATCCAACAGTTGATGAACAGCGGCGGACTGGGAGATATTGATGCACTTCTACAACGCGATGAGGCGCTGGCAAAGCTAGATACAGACTTTGCAGCAGACAGCTGGACGCAGCGGGCAGTAGACACTTATCGTCAAGGTTGCCCAGTTACTGTCGCTCTGACCTACGCGCTTTATCATAAAGTCACGGACTTATCGCTAGAGCAGGTTCTGTATTTAGAGGCCAACGTAGCGGTGCATTGTGCGGCCAATCCTGACTTTAAAGAAGGCGTACGTGCGCTACTGATTGACAAAGATCGTAATCCACAATGGTCACGTTCATTAGCAGAGTGTCTCAGCACCGAAGGGCAGGAATATATACATCAGCACTTTGTAAACCCTTATGCTAAAGGCGAGCATCCCTTAGGCGATTGGTTGGGTGATGAAGCGTTAGGCAGCCAGCTTGTGCGCTAA
- a CDS encoding CoA-acylating methylmalonate-semialdehyde dehydrogenase produces the protein MHHVQQLINGQFTKSTTSEWLDITDPATQEVIAKVPQTTDDEINQAVAAAQTAFQTWRKTPITTRARIFLRYQALIREHMDELAGILTAEQGKTIADARGDVFRGLEVVEHAAGIANLQIGDFVENVASGVDTYSIWQPLGVCAGITPFNFPAMIPLWMFPMAIATGNTFILKPSEQDPMVTMRLVELAVEAGVPEGVLNVVHGGKATVDAICDHPDIKAVSFVGSTAVGKHVYERASKSGKRAQCMMGAKNHGVILPDANKEQTLNQLAGAAFGAAGQRCMALSVVVLVGAAGEWIDDIKAKATGLVVSAGKHDKDLGPLISPAAKARVEHLIDTGVEEGASLILDGRGITVEGYEKGNFVGPTIFDNVTSDMQIYQQEIFGPVLCIMRAASLDEAIEMLNANPHGNGTAIFTQSGAAAHKFQQDIQVGQIGINLPIPVPLPMFSFSGSRASKLGDLGPYGKQAVQFYTQTKTVTARWFDDEASRGVNTTISI, from the coding sequence ATGCACCACGTCCAGCAGCTCATCAATGGTCAATTTACCAAATCAACGACTAGCGAATGGCTCGATATCACTGATCCAGCCACGCAAGAAGTCATCGCTAAAGTCCCGCAAACCACTGACGATGAGATCAATCAAGCCGTCGCTGCCGCCCAGACGGCTTTTCAAACATGGCGCAAGACCCCAATTACCACGCGTGCGCGAATCTTTTTAAGATATCAAGCGCTCATACGTGAGCATATGGATGAGCTAGCAGGAATCTTAACTGCTGAACAAGGCAAAACCATTGCTGATGCTCGCGGGGATGTATTCCGTGGTTTAGAAGTGGTCGAGCATGCAGCGGGTATTGCTAACTTACAGATTGGTGATTTTGTTGAAAATGTCGCCTCAGGCGTTGATACGTATAGTATCTGGCAGCCACTAGGTGTCTGTGCTGGTATCACCCCGTTTAACTTCCCAGCGATGATTCCGCTATGGATGTTTCCAATGGCGATTGCTACGGGTAATACTTTTATCTTAAAGCCTTCTGAACAAGACCCAATGGTTACCATGCGTTTGGTTGAGTTGGCAGTCGAAGCGGGCGTGCCTGAAGGTGTGCTCAACGTGGTGCATGGTGGCAAGGCCACCGTTGATGCCATTTGTGATCACCCAGATATCAAAGCGGTTTCATTTGTTGGTTCTACCGCTGTTGGTAAGCATGTCTACGAGCGCGCTAGTAAATCTGGCAAACGTGCCCAGTGCATGATGGGCGCCAAAAACCATGGCGTTATCTTGCCTGATGCCAATAAAGAACAAACGCTCAATCAGCTAGCAGGCGCTGCATTTGGTGCTGCCGGTCAACGTTGTATGGCGCTGTCAGTCGTGGTGCTAGTCGGTGCAGCAGGTGAGTGGATTGATGATATCAAAGCCAAAGCAACAGGCTTAGTCGTATCAGCAGGTAAGCATGATAAAGACTTAGGTCCACTGATTTCTCCTGCTGCAAAAGCCCGTGTTGAGCATCTCATTGATACTGGTGTAGAAGAAGGGGCTAGCTTGATTCTTGATGGTCGTGGTATTACCGTAGAAGGCTATGAGAAAGGCAACTTCGTAGGACCGACTATCTTTGATAATGTCACAAGTGATATGCAAATTTATCAGCAAGAAATCTTCGGTCCAGTACTTTGTATTATGCGTGCAGCTAGCCTTGATGAGGCAATTGAGATGCTTAATGCCAATCCACATGGTAATGGCACGGCTATTTTTACTCAGTCGGGAGCGGCCGCGCATAAATTCCAACAAGATATTCAGGTCGGTCAAATCGGTATTAACTTGCCAATTCCTGTGCCACTACCGATGTTCTCATTCTCAGGTTCACGTGCTAGTAAGCTTGGCGATCTCGGTCCTTATGGTAAGCAGGCAGTACAGTTCTATACTCAGACTAAAACGGTGACTGCACGCTGGTTTGATGATGAAGCAAGTCGCGGAGTCAACACCACTATTTCAATTTAA
- a CDS encoding enoyl-CoA hydratase, which produces MTDYTNLKLSIDGHIATVTLNNPPAHTWTMDSLPALKQLITDLNANDDVYALIIHGDGEKFFSAGADLNNFSDGDKGQAISMAIAFGEAFEALSAYRGVSIAVINGYAMGGGLECALACDIRIAEAHAQMALPETGVGLLPCAGGTQNLPLLVGEGWAKRMILCGERVDAETALRIGLVEEVTAKGGGLLAAQALAQKVAKQSPVAVSYSKQLIQAARNTPPAQNLIHEREAFVKLFDTKDQREGVQAFLEKRKPTWQNK; this is translated from the coding sequence ATGACGGATTATACCAATCTCAAGTTATCAATTGACGGTCATATTGCTACCGTGACATTGAATAACCCACCAGCTCACACGTGGACGATGGACAGTCTGCCGGCCCTCAAGCAGCTGATTACTGACCTGAATGCGAATGATGATGTTTATGCCTTAATTATCCATGGCGATGGTGAGAAATTCTTTTCAGCAGGTGCGGATTTAAATAATTTTTCAGACGGTGATAAAGGCCAAGCAATCAGCATGGCCATTGCTTTTGGTGAAGCTTTTGAAGCGCTATCAGCGTATCGCGGTGTCAGTATCGCAGTCATCAACGGCTATGCGATGGGCGGTGGACTTGAGTGCGCGCTGGCCTGTGATATCCGTATCGCAGAAGCGCATGCACAGATGGCCTTACCAGAGACCGGGGTGGGCTTATTGCCATGCGCGGGCGGTACGCAGAATCTGCCTTTACTGGTCGGTGAAGGCTGGGCAAAGCGTATGATATTGTGCGGCGAGCGCGTCGATGCCGAGACAGCATTACGCATTGGCTTAGTCGAAGAAGTTACGGCAAAAGGTGGCGGTTTATTAGCGGCGCAAGCCTTAGCGCAAAAAGTCGCTAAGCAATCACCCGTTGCCGTCAGTTATTCTAAACAGCTTATCCAAGCGGCAAGAAACACCCCGCCTGCACAGAACCTTATCCATGAGCGCGAAGCTTTTGTTAAGTTGTTCGACACCAAAGATCAGCGCGAAGGCGTGCAAGCGTTTTTAGAGAAGCGCAAACCCACTTGGCAAAATAAATAG
- a CDS encoding fatty acid--CoA ligase produces MSNIYNSAPSAYEFPLLIKQLLNRAKTVSLDQEIIYADKKRLTYKDLFTRINRLANVLAGLNLDAGDVVAVMDWDSHRYLESYFSVPMSQYILQTVNIRLSPEKVLYTINHAKPKVLMLNSEFAALVKDYQFENSSIEHIIWLDDNGMTVEGVFGGNQGRVIGEYEALLEAADTNFDFPDFDENTIATTFYTSGTTGDPKGVFFSHRQLVLHSLAEAASLGMLPNKQGVSYGDVYMPMTPMFHVHAWGFPFTATMIGLKQVYPGRYAPDTLLDLIINEKVSITHCVPTILQMVLKEAQDRDVSFNGLKMIIGGSRLTEGLAKSALAQDIEVYTGYGMSETAPLISLTDFSVDEPEMTEDEDISRRCMTGKPVLMVDAQVWSTDNESVGVGKENTGELVLRAPWLTQSYLKNDDAGKELWENGYMHTQDIAYIRPDGYIKITDRLKDVIKSGGEWISSLEIETILSLHPAVADVSVIGVHDKQWGERPLALVVLKPNKQDTSAEDIIAIAEQAVSKGIIPKYGVPSDFKFVDELPKTSVGKHDKKVMREMYANQTQV; encoded by the coding sequence ATGTCAAATATTTATAACAGCGCCCCGTCAGCCTACGAGTTTCCACTACTGATCAAACAACTATTAAACCGCGCCAAAACAGTATCATTAGATCAAGAAATTATTTATGCGGACAAAAAACGCTTAACTTATAAAGATTTATTTACCCGCATTAACCGTTTAGCCAATGTCTTAGCGGGCTTAAATCTCGATGCTGGGGATGTGGTAGCAGTGATGGATTGGGATAGTCATCGTTACCTTGAATCGTACTTTTCTGTGCCTATGTCGCAGTATATTTTGCAGACGGTCAATATTCGCCTGTCGCCTGAAAAGGTGCTTTACACTATTAATCATGCTAAGCCAAAAGTATTAATGCTGAACTCTGAGTTCGCAGCTTTGGTTAAAGATTATCAGTTTGAGAACTCAAGTATTGAGCATATTATTTGGCTTGATGATAATGGCATGACGGTTGAAGGCGTTTTTGGTGGTAACCAAGGTCGCGTTATCGGTGAGTATGAAGCGTTATTAGAAGCAGCTGACACGAACTTTGATTTTCCGGATTTTGATGAAAACACTATTGCCACAACCTTCTATACTTCAGGAACGACAGGTGATCCAAAAGGCGTGTTCTTTAGCCATCGCCAATTGGTGTTACATAGCTTAGCAGAAGCAGCGTCACTAGGTATGCTACCTAACAAACAAGGCGTCAGCTACGGTGATGTCTATATGCCGATGACCCCGATGTTTCATGTTCATGCATGGGGCTTTCCGTTTACGGCTACTATGATTGGCTTAAAACAAGTCTACCCAGGTCGCTACGCCCCTGATACTTTGCTGGATTTAATTATTAATGAAAAGGTAAGTATCACCCACTGCGTGCCAACGATATTGCAAATGGTACTTAAAGAAGCACAAGATCGTGATGTCAGCTTTAATGGTTTAAAAATGATCATTGGTGGTTCAAGGTTAACTGAAGGCTTGGCTAAGTCGGCATTGGCACAAGATATTGAGGTATATACAGGTTACGGAATGTCAGAAACTGCACCATTGATTAGCTTAACTGACTTTAGTGTTGATGAGCCTGAGATGACTGAAGATGAAGATATTAGCCGTCGCTGTATGACAGGTAAGCCAGTATTGATGGTCGATGCGCAAGTCTGGAGTACAGATAATGAGTCGGTAGGCGTCGGTAAAGAGAACACTGGCGAGTTGGTACTGCGTGCCCCATGGTTGACCCAAAGCTATCTAAAAAATGATGATGCGGGTAAAGAGCTATGGGAAAACGGCTATATGCATACTCAAGATATTGCCTATATTAGACCTGACGGTTATATCAAAATTACCGATCGTCTCAAAGACGTTATCAAGTCTGGCGGCGAATGGATCTCATCATTAGAGATTGAGACTATTTTATCGTTGCATCCAGCGGTAGCGGACGTGTCAGTAATTGGTGTCCATGATAAACAGTGGGGTGAGCGCCCATTAGCACTAGTGGTGCTAAAGCCAAATAAACAAGACACCAGCGCTGAAGATATTATTGCCATTGCAGAGCAGGCAGTCAGTAAAGGTATTATCCCCAAATATGGTGTACCAAGTGATTTTAAGTTTGTTGATGAGCTGCCTAAAACCTCTGTTGGCAAGCATGATAAAAAGGTAATGCGAGAGATGTATGCCAATCAGACGCAAGTGTAA
- a CDS encoding propionate--CoA ligase → MSEQANNLASNQASKDTVTSTQNATFADIYNASINDREQFWAEQAKRIYWHKEPEQILDDSNLPFARWFVGGETNLCYNCVDRHLPERAEQDAFIWLSSEINQELTETYPAVIDAFKDLGNNVEFYTDYTKRRLTYNDLYKEVNYFADVLQRHGIEKGDRVIIYMPMILEAAYAMLACARIGAVHSVVFGGFAAHNLAIRMDDAEAKMVITVDAGLRGGKVVNYKNLVNQGVEQASVKPEHVLVVNRGVLPFEPQAIDVDYATQRRISCEANAVVEPVWLESNTPSYLLYTSGTTGTPKGVQRDTGGHAVALTTSMDYIYDGKAGETFWAISDIGWAVGHSYTIYAPLLAGMTSVMYEGLPHLPNPGIWWRIVEANKVNILFTAPTGVRMLKKQDETWMTRYDVSSVKSFFLAGEPLDESTANWLTQHLGVPILDHYWQTESGWPILSNTPKFDHKPHKQGSPGYPMYGYDAHVINEETGEPCAAGEKGLLAISAPLPPGCLTTVWRNDERFISSYFGLFDGKQYSTSDYAVTDEDGYFYILGRTDDVINVAGHRLGTQEIEEAISTHPEMAECAVVGIQDELKGELPIAFCVLKDHEQVATTENRFRLEQQVIGAVVKSLGGIARPAAIYFPQALPKTRSGKILRRAIRALAENKPTGDMSTLDNPTAIDAIKQSMKDY, encoded by the coding sequence ATGAGCGAGCAAGCCAACAATTTAGCTTCTAACCAAGCCTCCAAAGACACCGTCACCTCTACGCAGAATGCCACCTTTGCTGATATCTATAACGCTTCAATCAATGATCGGGAGCAGTTTTGGGCAGAGCAAGCAAAGCGTATCTACTGGCATAAAGAGCCTGAGCAAATCCTTGACGATAGTAATCTGCCTTTTGCTAGATGGTTCGTTGGTGGTGAAACTAACCTTTGTTATAACTGTGTAGATCGTCATCTTCCAGAACGTGCTGAGCAAGATGCTTTTATTTGGCTCTCATCAGAGATCAATCAAGAGTTAACAGAGACTTATCCAGCAGTGATTGACGCGTTTAAAGATTTGGGCAATAACGTTGAGTTTTATACTGACTATACCAAACGTCGCCTAACCTATAATGACTTATATAAAGAAGTTAATTACTTTGCAGATGTGCTGCAGCGTCATGGTATCGAGAAGGGCGATCGCGTTATCATTTATATGCCGATGATTTTAGAGGCCGCTTATGCCATGCTGGCCTGCGCTCGTATCGGTGCGGTACATTCGGTCGTATTTGGTGGTTTTGCCGCGCACAACTTAGCTATTCGCATGGATGATGCCGAGGCAAAAATGGTCATCACAGTCGATGCTGGCCTGCGCGGTGGCAAGGTGGTTAATTATAAAAACCTTGTGAATCAAGGGGTCGAGCAGGCGAGCGTAAAACCTGAACACGTGCTAGTAGTCAATCGCGGCGTGTTGCCGTTTGAGCCGCAAGCTATTGATGTGGATTATGCGACTCAGCGCCGCATCAGCTGCGAGGCCAATGCTGTGGTAGAGCCAGTTTGGCTTGAGTCAAACACGCCATCGTATCTGCTCTATACTTCTGGTACTACGGGTACGCCAAAAGGCGTGCAACGTGATACGGGCGGTCATGCAGTAGCACTCACTACCTCGATGGATTATATCTACGATGGCAAGGCAGGCGAGACCTTTTGGGCGATATCAGATATTGGCTGGGCGGTTGGACACTCTTATACGATTTATGCGCCATTGCTGGCTGGCATGACGAGCGTGATGTATGAAGGCTTACCACATCTACCAAATCCAGGTATCTGGTGGCGTATCGTAGAAGCCAACAAAGTTAACATTCTATTTACTGCACCGACCGGTGTGCGTATGCTCAAAAAGCAAGATGAGACTTGGATGACGCGCTACGACGTCTCAAGCGTGAAGTCATTCTTTTTGGCAGGCGAACCACTTGATGAGTCAACGGCCAATTGGCTTACTCAGCATTTAGGTGTGCCAATTTTAGATCATTATTGGCAAACAGAATCCGGCTGGCCCATCCTAAGCAATACCCCAAAGTTTGATCATAAACCGCACAAACAAGGCTCGCCTGGTTATCCAATGTATGGCTATGATGCGCATGTTATCAATGAGGAAACAGGAGAGCCTTGCGCTGCTGGAGAAAAAGGTCTATTAGCCATTAGCGCACCATTGCCGCCGGGTTGTCTCACGACTGTATGGCGTAATGATGAGCGCTTTATCAGCAGCTATTTTGGGCTGTTTGATGGTAAGCAATATTCAACTTCAGACTATGCTGTAACCGATGAAGATGGGTACTTCTATATTCTTGGTCGTACCGATGATGTGATTAATGTAGCTGGGCACAGACTTGGTACTCAAGAGATTGAAGAAGCTATTAGTACTCATCCAGAGATGGCGGAGTGTGCAGTCGTAGGTATTCAGGATGAGTTAAAAGGCGAATTGCCCATCGCTTTTTGTGTGCTAAAAGATCATGAGCAAGTAGCGACTACCGAAAACCGCTTCCGTCTTGAGCAGCAAGTAATCGGTGCCGTTGTGAAGTCCCTTGGTGGTATCGCCAGACCTGCGGCGATTTACTTCCCGCAAGCACTACCAAAGACTCGCTCTGGCAAAATCCTACGCCGTGCTATTCGCGCATTAGCAGAGAACAAACCTACCGGTGATATGTCAACACTTGATAATCCAACTGCCATTGATGCCATTAAGCAGTCTATGAAAGATTATTGA